From the Halobellus litoreus genome, the window GTCCTCGCCCGCTTCGAGCGTGCCGGTTCGGTGAAAGAGCGCGACCTCCTCGACGCCGTCTCGTTCCATCAGTTCCGACTCGATGGTCCGCAACCGGTCGTCGGCGACGCCCTCGTACTTCTCGAAGGTGAGTTCGAGCGTTCGCGAGTCGTCCGGGTCGTCCCGTGCCCGCACTCGCCCGGTGAACGTCGCGATCGCGCCCGCTCGGTCGGCCCGCGGGGACTCCTTGACGCGCTCGACGAGCGTTTCGAGCGTCACGTGCGGGTCGGCGTCGGCGAGCGCATCGAGCGCGTCGCCGGTGTCGACGTCTGCGGCGGCGTCAGCGGCGACGACGGCGTTCTCCGCCTCGGTATCTCCCAGCGCGATCGTCGGGACGTCGGCGTCGGGGAATCCGACGAGCAGCGCGTGGTCGAACGTCGCCGCCAGGTCGTCGAGGACGTCGTCGAGGTCCCGGCCCTCGCCGGTAGCGGCCCAGGTCCCGTCGTCGCCGAGTTCGTACGCGGCGTCGACGCCCTCGCTCCGATCCGGGCCGTCCGGCGCGGGACCATCCCCCGAGCGCGCTCCCGCGGCGGACCGCTCGACGACCGCGACCCGTCCGTCCAGGTGCGGGCTCATTCGCTCACAGAGCGTCCGTGCCTCCGGACCGACGACTCCGAGTAGTTGCATACCCCGAAATCGGGGCGGCGATCGGCTTGAGACTTACTGTCGACCGTCCGTCCGTGACGAGGGCCGCCGCTCGGGGCCGTACTCGGTTGACAACCCTTAAGCCCGGTTCGCGGCAACGACGGAGCAATGAGAGTCGTCGTTTCTATCGGCGGGAGCGTGCTCGCTCCCGACCTCGACGCCGGGCGCGTCGAGGGCCACGCAGCGGTCGTCGAGACGCTCGCCGACGAGGGATGCGAGATCGGGGCCGTCGTCGGCGGCGGGGGCGTCGCCCGCGACTACATCGAGACCGCCCGCGACCTGGGCGCGAACGAGGTCCAACTGGACCAGATCGGGATCGACGTGACCCGGATCAACGCCCGATTGCTCATCGCCGCGCTCGGCCCGCGGGTCGACCCCAAAGTGGCCCACGACTACGAGGACGCCGGCGACGCGATCCGCCGCGGCGACGTCTCGGTGATGGGCGGCGTGATGCCCGGACAGACGACCGACGCGGTGGCGGCGGCGCTCGCGGAGTACGTCGGTGCCGACCTGCTCGTGTACGCGACGAGCGTCGACGGCGTCTACAGC encodes:
- a CDS encoding molybdopterin synthase, which encodes MQLLGVVGPEARTLCERMSPHLDGRVAVVERSAAGARSGDGPAPDGPDRSEGVDAAYELGDDGTWAATGEGRDLDDVLDDLAATFDHALLVGFPDADVPTIALGDTEAENAVVAADAAADVDTGDALDALADADPHVTLETLVERVKESPRADRAGAIATFTGRVRARDDPDDSRTLELTFEKYEGVADDRLRTIESELMERDGVEEVALFHRTGTLEAGEDIVFVVVLAGHRGEAFETVSDGINRLKDEVPIFKHETTVEEDFWVHDRQ
- the pyrH gene encoding UMP kinase, whose translation is MRVVVSIGGSVLAPDLDAGRVEGHAAVVETLADEGCEIGAVVGGGGVARDYIETARDLGANEVQLDQIGIDVTRINARLLIAALGPRVDPKVAHDYEDAGDAIRRGDVSVMGGVMPGQTTDAVAAALAEYVGADLLVYATSVDGVYSADPSTDANAEKYDRLTGSELVDVIAPMSRDAGASAPVDLLAAKLIERAGMRTIVLDGTDPERIEDAVLRGEHDGTDVVPTAAEGEPTYWAQR